A section of the Sedimentisphaera cyanobacteriorum genome encodes:
- the dacB gene encoding D-alanyl-D-alanine carboxypeptidase/D-alanyl-D-alanine endopeptidase: MKYVFQLMILLLAAGLQAGIAEKVQAVAAREKLDGVDLSVVIMDAESGQAEYQLSEKVSLIPASTMKLITTSAAIEKLGESYKYSTQVYCSDGGDLIIEGSGDPALGLDEDIPADISAEIERMGISEIRNIVADSTFFDDQLQHPDWPVIEINRSYQPEISGVSYRLNCAEFEVWPAGGQVLWDSEPETSFLKVNNQADYTSSRRNTVWISRKINKNSFTIHGDCGYQARPVEVPVHRPALFLACLTAEELSENGVNLTGKLLESNADTSGARLIKSYKTPLLEAVEMANSDSVNLAAECIAKTIPAENGLRRNQWENFAGEAEKFIASCGAELDGVKVRDGSGLSRGNRLTAEVLAAVLRHQYEQENFEEFKNTLAVGGVSGSGPVKRYFTQPAFKGRIFAKSGTMTGIKALAGYCFTDSGTYIFSIITNNANGHTRKAINDIVKSVF; the protein is encoded by the coding sequence TTGAAGTATGTATTTCAGCTTATGATACTATTGCTTGCGGCGGGTCTGCAGGCTGGTATTGCCGAAAAGGTTCAGGCCGTAGCTGCGAGGGAAAAGCTCGACGGCGTTGATTTAAGCGTAGTAATTATGGATGCTGAGAGCGGGCAGGCGGAATATCAGCTCTCCGAGAAGGTCTCGCTCATCCCCGCCTCCACAATGAAGCTAATCACCACCTCCGCAGCGATCGAGAAGCTCGGCGAGAGCTACAAATACAGCACTCAGGTTTACTGCTCTGACGGCGGAGATTTAATAATCGAAGGCTCCGGAGACCCCGCCCTGGGGCTGGATGAGGATATACCAGCTGATATTTCTGCTGAGATTGAAAGAATGGGCATCAGTGAAATCCGCAATATTGTTGCAGACAGCACGTTCTTCGACGACCAGCTTCAGCACCCCGACTGGCCTGTAATAGAGATCAACCGGAGCTATCAGCCTGAAATAAGCGGGGTCAGCTATAGGCTTAACTGCGCTGAATTCGAAGTTTGGCCTGCCGGCGGGCAGGTTTTATGGGATTCAGAGCCTGAAACAAGCTTTCTGAAGGTTAACAACCAAGCAGACTACACCTCTTCAAGGAGAAATACAGTTTGGATTTCGCGTAAAATAAACAAAAACAGCTTCACAATCCATGGCGACTGCGGCTATCAGGCTCGCCCTGTGGAGGTGCCTGTGCACAGGCCGGCTCTCTTTCTGGCCTGCCTAACTGCTGAAGAGCTTTCTGAGAACGGGGTAAATCTCACCGGAAAACTGCTTGAATCAAATGCAGACACCTCCGGAGCACGCCTCATTAAAAGCTACAAAACCCCTCTGCTTGAAGCTGTGGAGATGGCCAACAGCGACAGCGTGAATCTTGCAGCGGAATGTATTGCGAAAACTATCCCTGCGGAAAACGGATTGCGAAGGAATCAGTGGGAGAATTTTGCAGGTGAGGCGGAAAAATTCATCGCCAGCTGCGGGGCAGAGCTGGATGGCGTTAAAGTTAGAGACGGAAGCGGGCTCAGCCGTGGGAACCGGCTCACAGCAGAAGTTCTCGCTGCGGTTCTCAGGCATCAGTATGAGCAGGAAAATTTCGAGGAATTCAAGAATACCCTTGCAGTCGGCGGGGTGAGCGGTTCAGGCCCGGTAAAAAGATACTTTACCCAGCCTGCCTTCAAAGGTAGAATATTCGCAAAGAGCGGTACTATGACAGGCATAAAAGCGCTTGCAGGATACTGCTTTACTGATTCGGGAACGTACATATTCTCGATAATTACCAATAATGCCAACGGGCATACAAGAAAAGCAATAAACGATATTGTGAAATCTGTTTTTTAG
- a CDS encoding Dabb family protein produces the protein MLVHSVFFWLKEDLSEAELYLFREKLETLKQIPAAHSVYIGTPASTDRPVIDRSYDFALTVVFEDIGKHDKYQTDPLHKTFLNECSNMFEKVLIYDAD, from the coding sequence ATGCTAGTACACTCAGTATTTTTCTGGCTCAAGGAAGACCTCTCCGAGGCCGAGCTGTATCTTTTCAGGGAAAAGCTCGAAACGCTCAAGCAGATACCTGCCGCTCATTCGGTTTATATCGGCACTCCAGCAAGCACCGACCGGCCGGTGATAGACAGGAGCTACGATTTCGCTCTTACGGTTGTGTTCGAGGACATCGGCAAACACGATAAGTACCAGACAGACCCGCTGCACAAAACATTCCTCAACGAATGCAGCAATATGTTCGAGAAGGTGCTGATTTACGACGCTGATTAG
- the rpiB gene encoding ribose 5-phosphate isomerase B: protein MKIALASDHAGFKYKEKIKEYLSENGWAVKDFGTYTKQCCSYPDFIIPAARAVSEGICDRGIVLGGSGNGEAIAANKIRAIRCALCWNNRTARLSRMHNNANMLAIGERMISIEAAYEIVDIWLSTEFEGGRHIKRIEALENLGS, encoded by the coding sequence ATGAAAATAGCATTAGCATCAGACCACGCAGGTTTTAAGTACAAAGAAAAGATCAAAGAGTATCTCAGTGAAAACGGCTGGGCTGTTAAAGACTTCGGTACATACACTAAACAGTGTTGCAGTTATCCGGATTTCATAATCCCTGCAGCAAGAGCCGTTTCGGAGGGAATTTGCGATAGAGGCATTGTTCTTGGAGGCAGCGGCAACGGCGAGGCTATAGCCGCCAACAAGATCAGGGCAATCCGCTGCGCGCTCTGCTGGAACAACAGAACCGCAAGGCTCTCCCGTATGCACAACAACGCAAATATGCTCGCTATAGGTGAGAGAATGATCTCGATAGAGGCCGCTTATGAAATCGTGGATATATGGCTCAGCACTGAATTTGAAGGCGGAAGGCATATCAAACGCATCGAAGCGTTAGAGAATCTGGGCAGTTAG
- a CDS encoding GNAT family N-acetyltransferase, with translation MLIELPELVIRRCGAEEYDGFERWHYCASRPGLVCEAFLLRGIAGEKAGIITFSYPPANCAGRNAVFGKLLKRFPQAGGQRLRAVNAHFRIVSRIVILPEYRGLGIGRKFLIKTVQFCSAGCVEALSASARLGNLFASAGFKRCRPAESEKKMRLKALLTQNRIPLARTSKAQRKKALENASYAQKEKIQRAAVNLLKSYGSLSRRAEGEILEKAVEKLELKPEYCFFIKNPKLIREAEK, from the coding sequence ATGCTTATTGAACTGCCAGAGCTGGTTATCCGTCGCTGCGGCGCAGAGGAGTATGACGGTTTCGAAAGATGGCACTACTGCGCCTCACGTCCCGGGCTGGTGTGCGAGGCTTTTCTGCTTCGAGGGATTGCAGGCGAGAAGGCCGGAATTATCACATTCTCCTACCCGCCTGCAAACTGTGCCGGCAGGAACGCTGTTTTCGGTAAACTCTTAAAACGCTTCCCGCAGGCCGGCGGCCAAAGGCTGAGAGCGGTAAACGCTCATTTCAGGATTGTCTCGAGAATTGTAATACTCCCGGAATACCGCGGGCTGGGCATCGGAAGAAAATTTCTGATCAAAACCGTACAATTCTGCAGTGCAGGCTGCGTTGAGGCGCTGAGCGCATCTGCAAGGCTGGGGAATCTGTTTGCCTCTGCGGGTTTCAAGAGGTGCAGGCCTGCTGAGAGCGAGAAAAAGATGCGTTTGAAAGCACTGCTCACTCAAAACAGGATTCCACTCGCCCGGACATCAAAAGCCCAAAGAAAGAAAGCTCTCGAGAATGCCTCATACGCACAGAAAGAAAAGATTCAAAGAGCAGCAGTAAATCTTCTCAAGAGCTACGGCTCTCTATCCCGAAGGGCTGAAGGAGAGATTCTCGAAAAGGCAGTTGAGAAGCTCGAGCTTAAACCCGAATACTGCTTTTTTATCAAAAACCCAAAACTTATCAGAGAGGCGGAAAAATGA
- a CDS encoding ATP-binding cassette domain-containing protein codes for MKRKKIQIDSSIPRRYSLSRRSGIIMQTFGISESRLSEKFRLKVDFSFSEAEIVLIKGPSGAGKSTLLSSIKSSLPEESFTDLDGLEFSRQCSIIDCFPTLTGGMKRLRETGLANAWSMIKPFSALSVGEKFRFRLAVALSRNEQTIICDEFCSSLDCTQAKLLSAKLRLEALRTRKSFILCTTRQELEKFLIPEVVITLSRTGRPEVRRKGGANAY; via the coding sequence GTGAAACGAAAAAAGATTCAAATTGATTCGTCTATCCCCAGAAGATACTCACTCAGCAGGAGAAGCGGGATAATAATGCAAACCTTCGGGATAAGCGAAAGCCGCTTGAGCGAGAAGTTTCGCCTGAAGGTTGATTTCAGCTTCTCTGAGGCGGAGATAGTGCTGATTAAAGGGCCGAGCGGAGCGGGGAAATCCACCCTGCTTTCGAGCATCAAAAGCTCGCTGCCGGAGGAGAGCTTTACGGATTTAGATGGCCTCGAATTCAGCAGGCAATGCAGCATTATAGACTGCTTCCCCACGCTTACCGGCGGCATGAAAAGACTTAGAGAAACAGGCCTTGCAAATGCTTGGAGCATGATTAAGCCTTTCAGCGCTCTCAGCGTTGGGGAGAAGTTCCGTTTTCGCCTTGCCGTTGCGCTTAGCAGGAATGAGCAAACGATTATCTGCGATGAATTCTGCAGCAGTCTCGACTGCACTCAGGCCAAACTTCTCTCAGCAAAGCTGCGTCTTGAAGCCCTGAGAACCCGAAAGAGCTTTATACTGTGCACAACTCGTCAAGAGCTTGAAAAATTCCTTATTCCCGAAGTGGTAATTACGCTCAGCCGAACAGGCAGGCCGGAAGTGAGACGGAAAGGAGGGGCAAATGCTTATTGA
- a CDS encoding ammonium transporter, whose amino-acid sequence MKNKVTTAAIVLLLAGTLSAAEPAADAGGLVELKAELQNNLNIVWTCIAAFLVFFMQPGFAMVEAGFTRAKNSVNIIMKNLMDFSLGTLTFFFLGFGLMFGETNGFFGTSDFMIAGSQGDPASWDWTFLIFQTVFAGTAATIVSGAMAGRTKFRSYMFYSVLICGLIYPISGSWAWGGLANGSGWLENLGSGFTDFAGSSVVHSVGGWLALAGAIVLGPRLGKYGPDGKPKAIPGHNITLAALGVFILWFGWFGFNPGSTTIGDGEIGRVAVTTNLSAAMGAIAAMATVWMVNGKPDASMSLNGALAGLVAITAGCYTVTPFGAVIIGLCAGVIVVFSVYLFDRLKIDDPVGAVSVHGVCGAFGTIACGLFNAEAALGLAETSTGLFYGGGAGKLGVQLVGTAAYFIWAFGIGFLMFSAIKYTVGLRVSRDEELKGLDITEHGNEAYAGFQVFSTT is encoded by the coding sequence ATGAAGAACAAAGTTACAACTGCTGCAATTGTTCTGCTGCTTGCAGGTACGTTATCTGCGGCAGAGCCGGCTGCGGACGCCGGCGGCCTCGTCGAACTGAAGGCCGAACTGCAGAACAACCTAAACATTGTATGGACGTGCATCGCAGCGTTTCTGGTATTCTTTATGCAGCCGGGATTTGCGATGGTTGAGGCAGGGTTCACAAGAGCGAAAAATTCAGTGAACATCATAATGAAAAACCTGATGGATTTTTCACTCGGCACCCTCACCTTTTTCTTTCTCGGATTCGGACTTATGTTCGGGGAAACGAACGGTTTTTTCGGCACATCTGATTTTATGATAGCCGGCTCACAAGGCGACCCTGCAAGCTGGGACTGGACGTTCCTGATCTTCCAGACTGTATTCGCAGGCACTGCAGCAACGATTGTATCCGGTGCTATGGCCGGCAGGACTAAGTTCCGCTCTTATATGTTCTACAGCGTCCTGATATGCGGACTTATCTATCCGATCTCAGGGTCTTGGGCGTGGGGCGGCCTTGCCAACGGCAGCGGATGGCTCGAAAACCTCGGCAGCGGCTTCACAGATTTCGCAGGCTCAAGCGTAGTGCATTCTGTAGGCGGATGGCTCGCTCTTGCAGGTGCGATAGTTCTCGGCCCGAGGCTCGGGAAGTACGGCCCTGACGGAAAGCCCAAGGCTATCCCGGGACACAACATCACCCTCGCTGCCTTAGGCGTTTTTATCCTCTGGTTCGGATGGTTCGGGTTTAACCCGGGCTCAACCACCATCGGCGACGGCGAGATTGGCAGGGTTGCAGTAACCACGAACCTCTCAGCCGCTATGGGAGCTATCGCAGCTATGGCGACAGTTTGGATGGTAAACGGCAAGCCCGATGCTTCAATGAGTCTCAACGGGGCTCTGGCGGGGCTGGTAGCAATAACAGCAGGCTGCTACACTGTTACCCCGTTTGGAGCTGTCATAATCGGATTATGTGCAGGCGTGATCGTGGTATTCAGCGTGTACTTATTCGACAGGCTCAAGATCGACGACCCAGTTGGTGCGGTGTCCGTACACGGGGTATGCGGGGCATTCGGCACAATAGCCTGCGGGCTTTTCAATGCTGAGGCAGCCCTCGGACTCGCCGAAACCAGTACCGGCCTTTTCTACGGCGGCGGAGCAGGCAAGCTCGGTGTTCAGCTCGTGGGAACTGCGGCATACTTCATCTGGGCATTCGGAATTGGATTTTTGATGTTCTCTGCAATTAAGTACACTGTAGGGCTGAGAGTGAGCAGGGATGAAGAGCTCAAAGGGCTCGATATTACCGAACACGGAAACGAAGCCTATGCAGGGTTCCAGGTCTTCAGCACTACATAA
- a CDS encoding P-II family nitrogen regulator, which yields MKLIIAYIQPHALEAVKEELSKKDIAKMSVTNSLGCGAQMGYHESYRGVEFDVNLLKKVRLEIAVNDEFADAAVEAITNAARTGEIGDGKIFIINLEECIRIRTGQKGPEAIG from the coding sequence ATGAAACTAATAATTGCATACATACAGCCTCACGCACTTGAAGCGGTGAAGGAAGAGCTTTCCAAGAAGGATATCGCAAAGATGAGCGTTACAAACTCGCTCGGCTGCGGAGCACAAATGGGATATCACGAAAGCTACAGAGGCGTTGAGTTTGATGTGAACCTCTTAAAGAAAGTTCGCCTCGAGATTGCTGTCAACGATGAGTTTGCAGATGCTGCAGTCGAAGCTATCACAAATGCAGCAAGAACAGGCGAGATCGGAGACGGAAAAATTTTCATAATCAACCTCGAGGAATGTATCAGGATAAGAACAGGACAAAAAGGGCCGGAAGCAATTGGGTAA
- a CDS encoding ISH6 family transposase, with translation MQNIISLELISATSENGFSLDELVFRTKELFETEAMAGFVSLILQLIDERICMNIVQGKSDNTGQSCCCNERFEYHDRSLRQFRTSVGTVKISWRRLKCVKCGKTITPLRDFLGLAPYQSKTLELEKLVTEIVSEQSYRRSSTHLESIGSIPVPKSTAHRWVVQTDCDQIDTGTDTFSLLFADGTGFKRRPDKDKRISNRGELRVALGVTRSSSVVPLGAFSGKSWDEISSLVKGERKNKELVADMLVSEGETGLVKSLAKLCNDSQRSHWHLVRDLNYTMWKDDAGKLERKQKQKELNAVIGIEIPEEDFEKVCDDDKKDLQDAVNSAESDLHKLIGKLLEKGYKIAADYLNRSAKNMFSYARRWLETGIVTPRVSSMIERMMRELGRRLKRIAFGWSEEGAAKMARIIIKRFTSENQWEKYWHEKLRLLDNVMLALKTIKVQNPQTLGR, from the coding sequence ATGCAGAACATTATATCATTAGAACTGATAAGTGCCACATCAGAAAATGGATTTTCTTTAGATGAATTGGTTTTCAGGACCAAAGAGTTATTTGAAACTGAGGCTATGGCAGGTTTTGTAAGCCTGATTCTTCAGTTGATTGATGAGCGAATATGTATGAACATTGTTCAAGGTAAATCGGATAATACCGGCCAATCATGCTGCTGCAATGAGCGGTTTGAATATCATGACAGGTCTCTTCGCCAGTTCAGGACTTCTGTCGGCACAGTCAAGATTAGCTGGCGTCGCTTAAAGTGCGTTAAATGCGGCAAGACAATAACTCCTTTGAGAGATTTTTTAGGCCTTGCACCCTACCAGTCAAAGACATTGGAGTTGGAAAAGCTGGTTACAGAAATTGTAAGCGAACAAAGTTATCGCCGAAGCAGCACTCATCTTGAATCTATCGGCAGCATACCTGTTCCAAAGAGCACTGCCCATCGCTGGGTTGTACAGACCGACTGCGATCAGATTGATACCGGCACAGATACATTCAGTCTTCTTTTTGCTGACGGCACCGGCTTTAAGCGTCGGCCCGATAAGGACAAACGCATAAGTAATCGCGGTGAGCTCAGAGTTGCCTTAGGAGTCACCAGAAGTAGTTCTGTGGTGCCTTTAGGGGCATTCAGCGGTAAAAGCTGGGACGAGATATCCTCGCTGGTCAAGGGCGAACGTAAGAACAAAGAGCTTGTTGCCGATATGCTTGTAAGCGAGGGCGAAACAGGTCTGGTTAAGAGTCTGGCCAAACTTTGCAATGATAGCCAAAGAAGCCATTGGCACCTGGTTCGGGATCTGAATTATACGATGTGGAAGGATGATGCCGGCAAACTTGAACGTAAGCAAAAGCAGAAAGAATTGAATGCCGTAATTGGTATTGAAATTCCCGAGGAAGATTTTGAAAAGGTCTGTGATGATGACAAGAAAGATTTGCAAGATGCTGTCAATAGTGCCGAAAGTGATCTTCATAAGCTGATAGGCAAACTGCTGGAGAAGGGATATAAAATAGCAGCCGATTACCTGAACCGTTCAGCTAAAAATATGTTCAGCTATGCTCGCCGCTGGCTGGAGACAGGTATTGTAACTCCGCGGGTTTCCAGCATGATAGAACGGATGATGCGAGAGCTTGGTCGACGCCTTAAACGCATCGCATTTGGCTGGAGCGAAGAAGGAGCGGCAAAGATGGCCAGAATTATCATTAAAAGATTTACTTCAGAAAATCAATGGGAAAAATACTGGCACGAAAAACTGAGGTTATTGGACAATGTAATGCTTGCTCTAAAGACTATAAAAGTACAGAACCCACAAACTTTGGGAC